One region of Acidimicrobiia bacterium genomic DNA includes:
- a CDS encoding ABC transporter ATP-binding protein — translation MLQARGLDKSFGGIRAVNDCSFDIEEGTITSLIGPNGAGKTTTFNLINNVIKADSGSVKFEGANITNKMPHKLTRLGIGRTFQVTRALDDMTVLENMVVGSSTDNLRGIIGSRMLDSEIERALSLLEFVGIEQYAYSRAELLSYGQRKLLEFSAVLMSNPRLVMLDEPAGGVNPALLERMVDRVRQLNGQGLTFFIVEHNMDLVMDLSDSVIVMAHGEVLIHGTPEEVQNDGRVLDAYLGMA, via the coding sequence ATGCTTCAAGCACGAGGTTTGGACAAGAGTTTCGGCGGCATTCGAGCCGTCAACGACTGCAGCTTCGACATTGAAGAAGGCACGATAACCTCCCTGATCGGACCGAACGGCGCTGGCAAAACCACCACGTTCAACCTCATCAACAACGTCATCAAAGCTGATTCCGGCTCGGTGAAGTTCGAAGGCGCCAACATCACCAACAAGATGCCTCACAAGCTCACCCGGCTGGGCATTGGTCGGACGTTCCAGGTCACCAGAGCCCTCGATGACATGACGGTGCTCGAAAACATGGTCGTCGGGTCTTCGACCGACAATCTGCGGGGGATCATCGGTTCGCGGATGCTGGATTCCGAGATCGAACGAGCCCTCAGCCTGCTCGAATTCGTTGGGATTGAGCAATACGCCTACTCGCGAGCGGAGTTGCTGTCGTACGGACAGCGCAAACTGCTCGAATTCTCAGCAGTTCTCATGTCCAACCCGCGCCTCGTCATGCTGGACGAGCCGGCCGGAGGAGTGAATCCGGCTCTATTGGAGAGAATGGTGGACCGAGTCCGCCAATTGAACGGGCAGGGTCTGACCTTCTTCATTGTGGAGCACAACATGGACCTCGTCATGGATCTGAGCGACTCTGTGATCGTGATGGCCCATGGAGAGGTCCTGATCCATGGGACACCCGAAGAAGTGCAGAATGACGGCCGGGTGCTCGACGCCTATTTAGGGATGGCGTGA